The following proteins are encoded in a genomic region of [Limnothrix rosea] IAM M-220:
- a CDS encoding L-lactate permease: MELAVYCLLALAPIVTVFLLLVIARRSAKQAMPIAYLVTAAIALLIWQVPFTVVMASTLQGLVMAAEILYIIFGAILLLNILRASGAIATIRRGLLAISPDRRIQAIIIVWLFGSFLEGASGFGTPAAVCSPLLVALGFPALAAVTIALIANSTAVVFGAVGIPVSLGINTGLEGVAIVTNHIAEQGFTYAEYFKFIVMRVGVLNSIIGTLIPLFMVCTLTRYYGERKSWREGLAVGWFALFAGFAFTIPSTLTAIFLGAEFPSLIGGLVGLAIVIPAAQKHFLIPKQVWDFPPADTWSEGWSGSLTADINNDVRSDLSLMKAWTPYVLVGLFLMFSRLPFLPFQAFLKAPKLNLPSLFGTAIAINSQPLYLPGTIFVFVAMLTYFLHRMQRKATLKATSDAVSTLAGTALVLAAAVPMARVFINSGFNEADLASMPVTLADGVASLAGSSYPFFAPIIGAMGSFIAGSATVSNMMFSLFQFGVATKIGASAVVVTALQAIGAAAGNMICVSNVVAASATVGLNGCEGLIIRRVLLPLTYYLVVAGILGAIAAVPSALVTSVAKGIIIN; the protein is encoded by the coding sequence ATGGAACTTGCAGTGTATTGTTTGCTTGCTTTAGCGCCGATTGTGACGGTATTTTTATTGCTCGTCATTGCGAGACGCTCGGCAAAACAGGCGATGCCCATCGCCTACCTCGTCACGGCGGCGATCGCCCTCTTGATCTGGCAAGTCCCTTTCACTGTTGTCATGGCTTCGACGCTTCAGGGGTTAGTGATGGCGGCAGAGATTCTCTACATTATTTTTGGGGCGATTTTACTGCTAAATATCCTGCGGGCATCCGGGGCGATCGCCACCATTCGGCGCGGCTTACTGGCGATTTCTCCCGATAGACGCATTCAAGCAATCATTATCGTGTGGTTATTTGGCAGCTTTCTAGAAGGGGCATCGGGTTTTGGTACACCCGCCGCTGTCTGTAGCCCTTTATTAGTGGCCTTAGGTTTTCCGGCGTTAGCTGCCGTCACCATTGCCCTTATTGCCAACAGTACCGCCGTTGTGTTTGGAGCTGTCGGTATTCCAGTTTCCTTGGGGATTAATACGGGTCTAGAAGGGGTGGCGATCGTGACAAACCACATTGCTGAACAGGGTTTTACCTATGCTGAATATTTTAAATTTATCGTCATGCGGGTCGGAGTTTTAAATAGTATTATTGGCACTCTTATTCCCCTGTTTATGGTCTGCACTTTAACCCGCTACTATGGTGAGCGCAAATCTTGGCGGGAAGGATTGGCGGTGGGCTGGTTCGCCCTCTTTGCCGGCTTCGCGTTTACGATTCCTTCCACTTTGACGGCAATTTTTTTAGGGGCAGAATTTCCTTCCTTAATTGGGGGCTTAGTGGGTTTAGCCATCGTTATCCCCGCAGCCCAAAAACATTTTTTAATCCCCAAACAAGTTTGGGATTTCCCCCCGGCAGACACTTGGTCAGAGGGCTGGTCTGGCAGTTTAACTGCAGATATTAATAATGATGTGCGGTCAGATCTTAGCTTAATGAAGGCCTGGACTCCCTATGTTTTAGTCGGCTTATTTTTGATGTTCTCTAGACTGCCTTTTTTGCCGTTTCAAGCATTTCTTAAAGCGCCCAAGCTCAATCTTCCCAGTCTATTCGGCACGGCGATCGCCATTAACTCTCAACCCCTCTATCTGCCGGGCACAATATTTGTTTTCGTGGCAATGTTGACGTATTTTCTCCACCGTATGCAGCGCAAGGCAACGCTCAAAGCAACGAGTGATGCGGTGTCGACTTTAGCTGGAACAGCCCTCGTTTTGGCGGCGGCTGTACCGATGGCAAGGGTCTTTATCAACTCTGGTTTTAATGAAGCTGATCTTGCGAGTATGCCTGTCACCTTGGCGGATGGTGTGGCGAGTTTAGCGGGTTCTAGTTACCCATTTTTTGCGCCGATCATTGGGGCGATGGGTTCATTTATTGCGGGGAGTGCCACCGTCAGCAATATGATGTTTTCTCTGTTTCAATTTGGGGTCGCGACAAAAATTGGGGCTTCGGCTGTGGTCGTAACGGCATTACAGGCGATCGGGGCGGCGGCGGGGAATATGATTTGCGTGTCTAATGTGGTGGCTGCTTCGGCGACGGTGGGCTTAAACGGTTGTGAGGGGTTGATCATTCGTCGGGTTTTATTGCCCCTGACTTATTATCTTGTGGTGGCGGGTATTTTAGGGGCGATCGCCGCTGTACCCAGTGCGCTGGTTACTTCGGTAGCCAAGGGAATCATCATCAATTGA
- a CDS encoding ATP-binding cassette domain-containing protein, translating into MAPQPRSQTIFSGTPYLQLEYQGEQLTLDLRKDIHIIGRDPQQADLVVPQDWLVVGRCQATIKKQGSQYFIYDGDGVNPSTNRLSVNNITISPDGGDRLQCGVEYHIGQNPENWVTLEFCSPHDPSYANPPEKRSVLIQNQKITIGRDDHADLILDAPTVSRTHAIVTQLSPSKFILEDKSTNGVFVNGQKVQNATTLAPNATIRIGPYTLVLRGQQLLVADQGQNIRLDANHIQRVVKGKNNRSITILNDISLPIEPGQFVALVGGSGAGKSTLMRTLLGIDPTTEGIVSLNGEDLRKNFNIYRTQIGYVPQQDIVHRDLRVKDVLIYAAKLRLPPDININDVVNRTLEQIEMIDRKDTFVRNLSGGQLKRVSIGVELLADPKLFFLDEPTSGLDPGLDKKMMQLLRKLANQGRTIILVTHATSNITLCDRIVFLGRGGNLCYFGPPDEAMNFFDIRSGDFADIYIKLESQRAVETEAHNFHASPYCQRYVKNRLSGSSIKTDNQPPQKARRSFFQQLPILSSRYFHLIVGDKVNLGLSLFTAPIAILLIYLALKDQDPLVPDPDVTNLAPLALRVLFVFTCTALWVGFSSSLQEIVKESAIYLRERLVNLGLFAYLGSKILILSGVAIAQSLLMSIVILICFSSPDPELVPWSVGVTITTFLTLFTCNSMGLMISASVKNSSQANSALPLLLLPQIIFSGVLFSMEAGLGKIASWLMLSRWSVGAYGTLVNVNALLPEMQALPDGTIPDLPFDWAEATYDPTWENLGLNWGMLLLHSAFYLAVTFWIQKKKDIL; encoded by the coding sequence ATGGCACCTCAACCCCGTAGCCAAACTATTTTCAGCGGTACACCCTATTTGCAACTGGAATATCAGGGGGAACAGCTCACCCTAGATCTCCGCAAAGATATTCATATTATTGGGCGTGATCCCCAGCAAGCTGACTTGGTTGTGCCACAGGATTGGCTCGTTGTCGGGCGGTGTCAGGCGACGATAAAAAAACAAGGCTCGCAATATTTCATCTATGACGGCGACGGCGTGAATCCCAGCACCAATCGTCTATCGGTCAATAACATCACTATTTCTCCCGATGGCGGCGATCGCCTGCAGTGCGGCGTAGAATATCATATCGGGCAAAACCCAGAAAACTGGGTCACCCTAGAGTTTTGCTCACCTCACGATCCAAGCTACGCCAACCCTCCCGAAAAACGCTCTGTTCTCATTCAAAATCAAAAAATTACCATTGGGCGCGATGACCATGCAGATTTAATTCTCGACGCGCCAACGGTATCCCGAACCCATGCCATTGTCACTCAGCTTTCCCCCAGTAAATTTATCCTCGAAGATAAAAGTACCAATGGCGTTTTTGTAAATGGTCAAAAAGTTCAGAACGCCACAACCCTAGCTCCTAATGCAACCATTCGCATTGGCCCCTACACCTTAGTTTTGCGAGGTCAGCAGCTCCTCGTGGCCGACCAAGGACAAAATATTCGCCTCGATGCCAATCACATTCAGCGAGTTGTTAAAGGGAAAAATAATCGCTCGATCACCATTCTCAATGATATTTCATTGCCCATCGAACCCGGTCAGTTTGTCGCCTTAGTCGGGGGCAGTGGCGCGGGAAAATCAACGTTAATGCGAACCCTTTTGGGTATTGATCCCACCACAGAAGGGATCGTTTCTCTCAATGGGGAAGACCTGCGGAAAAATTTCAATATTTACCGCACTCAGATCGGTTATGTGCCGCAACAGGACATTGTCCACCGGGATTTGCGAGTGAAGGATGTCTTAATTTACGCTGCTAAATTACGCTTGCCGCCGGATATCAATATCAACGATGTCGTCAATCGAACCCTCGAACAAATCGAGATGATTGACCGAAAAGATACTTTTGTGCGTAATCTCAGTGGTGGGCAACTAAAACGGGTCAGCATTGGCGTGGAATTGTTAGCCGATCCGAAACTCTTTTTCCTCGATGAACCCACCTCTGGGCTCGATCCGGGTCTCGACAAAAAGATGATGCAACTATTGCGAAAACTGGCTAATCAGGGACGCACTATTATCCTTGTGACCCATGCCACCAGCAATATTACCCTCTGTGATCGCATTGTCTTTTTGGGGCGCGGCGGTAATCTTTGTTATTTTGGCCCCCCCGACGAAGCGATGAATTTCTTTGATATTCGGTCGGGGGATTTTGCCGATATTTATATCAAACTAGAATCCCAGCGAGCTGTCGAAACGGAAGCCCATAATTTCCATGCGTCTCCCTATTGTCAGCGGTATGTGAAAAACCGTTTGAGTGGCAGCAGCATAAAAACGGATAACCAACCCCCACAAAAGGCGCGACGTTCTTTTTTCCAGCAATTGCCCATTCTCAGTAGCCGTTATTTTCATCTCATCGTGGGGGATAAGGTGAATTTGGGGCTGTCGCTGTTCACTGCACCCATTGCGATTTTGTTAATTTATCTCGCGCTAAAGGATCAAGATCCCCTTGTACCAGATCCTGATGTGACCAATCTTGCGCCATTGGCACTACGGGTTTTGTTTGTGTTTACTTGTACTGCTCTGTGGGTGGGTTTTTCAAGTTCGCTACAGGAAATTGTGAAAGAGTCGGCAATTTATCTCAGGGAACGGCTCGTAAATTTGGGTTTGTTTGCGTATCTCGGCTCAAAAATTTTGATTCTCAGTGGGGTGGCGATCGCCCAATCTTTGTTAATGAGTATCGTTATTTTGATCTGTTTTTCTTCCCCAGACCCAGAACTTGTGCCTTGGTCAGTCGGCGTGACAATCACCACATTTTTGACCCTCTTTACTTGTAATAGTATGGGTTTGATGATTTCTGCCAGTGTGAAAAATAGCTCCCAAGCCAATAGTGCTTTGCCGCTACTGTTGTTACCCCAGATTATTTTTTCAGGGGTGTTGTTTAGCATGGAAGCGGGTCTAGGGAAAATCGCGTCGTGGCTCATGTTGAGTCGTTGGTCGGTGGGGGCCTACGGCACTTTAGTGAATGTCAATGCCTTACTCCCAGAAATGCAGGCGTTACCCGATGGCACAATTCCTGATTTGCCCTTTGATTGGGCGGAGGCAACTTATGACCCCACTTGGGAAAATCTTGGGCTGAATTGGGGAATGCTCCTGTTGCATAGTGCGTTCTATTTAGCGGTGACGTTTTGGATTCAGAAGAAAAAAGATATCCTCTAG
- a CDS encoding class I SAM-dependent methyltransferase, with amino-acid sequence MSEKNEATYSAANIINYYAQLELLQPAEQTILDQLRHQLPTIKMLDIGIGGGRTTKHFAPLVESYTGIDYSHGMIEACQKRFQNQSDVMTLQVGDARNMAEFADNSFDFILFSFNGIDYVSHGDRLDILQEINRIGKTGCYVLFSSHNLQAMAKEFDWKNKLSFNPIHTYVNLIMLVILILFNLSITYQQLTIANHLIIKDESHNFKLKTYYIRAEAQTKQLEKNFSNIEIYSWKTGLKISNPAELSAHPDLWLYYFCQVTENHF; translated from the coding sequence ATGAGTGAAAAAAACGAGGCAACCTACAGCGCGGCAAATATCATCAATTACTACGCCCAACTAGAACTGCTACAGCCCGCCGAACAAACAATCCTTGACCAACTCCGCCATCAGTTACCCACTATAAAAATGTTGGATATTGGCATTGGTGGTGGTCGCACAACGAAACATTTTGCCCCCTTGGTCGAGTCCTACACAGGCATTGACTATTCCCATGGCATGATTGAAGCTTGCCAAAAACGCTTTCAAAATCAGTCTGATGTGATGACTTTGCAAGTGGGAGACGCGAGAAATATGGCAGAGTTTGCCGATAATTCTTTCGACTTTATTTTATTTAGCTTTAATGGCATTGACTATGTCTCCCATGGCGATCGCCTTGATATTTTGCAAGAAATAAATCGCATCGGTAAAACAGGCTGCTATGTCCTTTTTTCCAGCCATAACTTACAGGCAATGGCAAAAGAATTTGACTGGAAAAACAAGCTTAGTTTCAACCCTATTCATACCTATGTCAATCTGATCATGTTGGTCATTTTGATACTATTCAACCTATCCATCACATACCAGCAACTCACCATAGCAAATCACTTAATCATTAAAGACGAATCCCACAATTTTAAATTAAAAACCTATTATATTCGTGCAGAAGCACAGACAAAACAACTAGAAAAAAACTTCTCAAACATTGAAATTTACTCATGGAAAACAGGTCTAAAAATTTCCAACCCAGCAGAACTATCAGCTCATCCAGATTTATGGCTTTATTACTTTTGCCAAGTTACAGAAAACCATTTTTAA
- a CDS encoding DUF6798 domain-containing protein, which yields MTSTFEKEEKQNSSSFLKEFLIIFALLIFSHLLTGNMAENEVGKLMLAKQFMFPDWLPNDWYLSQPQKYQALFQLVFGHSIAYLGFLATSILGRIIYYSLISFGLVLIARQIKLHLLSLFTAITLFLYSHQGMAIAGEWMVGSLETKGFAYGIVLIAIWLAMKQRYIWMIASLGIATSLHILVGGYATLTFLPWLAWSAYKKGLFRQEFIKKYLSTICLGTFIYLLTSIFATVTLFHSLSKTVTAPESMLQATYIYTFLRNSHHLAPFTWQKIRFLIIIIYLGIFGWCWHKTKEEFVFSVQKYPNNGTGIKSRLLLLELTVFSLIPLFGGFVAVFFDSEGALLQYYPFRFGSLMLALNSLLIAVYLIQKYIKTSRYIQGFKKYGFSLCLVTLALVHSLTLTSFTKQAINLLDFPIGIEQNNLESQDVFTWIKNNTAKEAIIISSPSHYIGFNWLTNRATIAKFKLVPPTEIQIFEWYERLNDLSGYPKDYVWQKTGFEMEEELHQDYQKLTTVQVKNLMEKYQAQYFFDYRKHNLDLPIAYENNGYRLYQSN from the coding sequence GTGACTTCGACATTTGAAAAAGAGGAAAAGCAGAATAGCTCTTCTTTTTTGAAAGAATTTTTGATTATATTTGCATTACTAATTTTTAGTCATTTACTAACCGGGAATATGGCTGAAAATGAAGTGGGTAAATTAATGTTAGCTAAACAATTCATGTTTCCTGATTGGCTACCCAATGACTGGTATCTTAGTCAGCCCCAGAAGTACCAAGCGCTCTTTCAGCTTGTGTTTGGACATAGTATTGCCTATCTTGGTTTTTTAGCGACATCTATCCTTGGCAGGATTATTTATTACAGCCTTATTTCTTTTGGGTTAGTCTTAATTGCCCGACAAATTAAGCTTCATCTTTTAAGTCTATTTACTGCAATTACATTATTTCTTTACTCGCATCAGGGAATGGCGATCGCCGGAGAATGGATGGTCGGCAGTTTAGAAACAAAGGGATTTGCCTATGGAATAGTGTTGATTGCTATTTGGTTAGCTATGAAACAGCGATATATTTGGATGATTGCTAGCTTAGGGATAGCAACTTCTCTACATATTTTAGTGGGCGGCTACGCCACATTAACTTTTCTCCCGTGGCTTGCTTGGAGTGCTTATAAAAAAGGATTGTTCCGACAGGAGTTTATCAAAAAATATTTGTCAACAATTTGTCTCGGAACTTTTATTTATTTATTAACGAGTATTTTTGCAACTGTAACTTTATTTCATAGTTTAAGTAAAACTGTCACAGCGCCGGAAAGTATGCTTCAGGCTACTTATATCTATACGTTTCTCCGAAATTCACACCATTTAGCTCCATTTACTTGGCAGAAAATTCGATTTTTAATAATTATAATTTACCTTGGTATTTTTGGATGGTGCTGGCATAAGACAAAGGAAGAATTCGTTTTTTCTGTACAGAAATATCCTAATAATGGGACTGGTATAAAGAGTCGCTTATTATTACTTGAGTTGACTGTATTTAGTCTTATCCCATTATTTGGTGGTTTTGTCGCTGTCTTTTTCGACTCAGAGGGGGCATTGCTCCAGTACTATCCATTTCGTTTTGGGAGCTTGATGCTTGCCTTAAATTCATTATTAATTGCTGTGTATCTTATTCAGAAATATATCAAAACTTCTCGTTACATTCAAGGGTTTAAAAAATACGGTTTTTCTCTATGTTTAGTGACTTTAGCTTTGGTTCATTCACTCACTCTGACAAGCTTTACAAAGCAAGCAATTAATTTATTAGATTTTCCCATTGGTATTGAGCAAAATAATTTAGAAAGTCAAGATGTGTTTACTTGGATTAAAAATAATACGGCAAAAGAAGCTATTATAATTTCTTCGCCAAGTCACTATATTGGTTTTAACTGGCTGACTAACCGAGCAACGATTGCTAAGTTTAAATTGGTTCCACCGACAGAGATTCAAATTTTTGAATGGTATGAAAGGTTAAATGATTTGTCTGGCTATCCGAAAGATTATGTGTGGCAAAAAACAGGTTTTGAGATGGAGGAAGAGTTACATCAAGATTATCAAAAACTAACAACGGTTCAAGTCAAAAATTTGATGGAAAAATATCAGGCTCAATACTTTTTTGATTATCGTAAGCATAATCTAGATTTGCCGATCGCCTATGAAAATAACGGTTATCGTTTGTACCAAAGTAACTAA
- a CDS encoding Uma2 family endonuclease, giving the protein MMTFTLDFSSNLTIDDEQFEKNCHNNPDVQFEHTAQGELIIMPPVGAESDECEANIITDLMNWNRQNKSGKIFSYSTFLNSRIVL; this is encoded by the coding sequence ATGATGACCTTCACGCTCGACTTTTCTTCAAACCTAACTATCGATGACGAACAATTTGAAAAAAATTGCCACAATAACCCCGATGTTCAATTTGAACATACAGCCCAAGGAGAATTAATTATTATGCCTCCAGTCGGCGCAGAAAGTGATGAGTGCGAAGCAAATATCATCACAGATTTAATGAATTGGAATCGTCAGAACAAATCAGGAAAAATCTTTAGTTATTCGACTTTTTTAAACTCCCGAATAGTACTCTAA
- a CDS encoding Uma2 family endonuclease — translation MVQALTKPLTLAAFLEQPETKPASEYINGSIIQKPMPQGKHSLLQRELSLMLTLAFHATKTAQAFPELRCTFGDRSTVPDIAVFKTERIPRDENGDIANAFELHPDWTIEILSPQQSPSRVMRNILHCLDSGTELGWLIDPAEACIFVYSADKSIAVFDQAEQVLPVPSFAENVELTVGEIFGWLKG, via the coding sequence ATGGTACAAGCACTGACGAAGCCATTAACTCTAGCGGCATTTTTGGAACAGCCCGAAACCAAACCCGCTAGCGAATATATCAACGGATCGATTATCCAGAAACCTATGCCCCAAGGAAAACATAGTTTGCTCCAACGGGAATTGAGTTTGATGTTGACCCTTGCTTTTCATGCGACTAAAACAGCCCAAGCTTTTCCAGAACTGCGCTGTACTTTTGGCGATCGCTCTACTGTTCCAGATATTGCCGTGTTTAAAACTGAGCGTATTCCACGGGATGAAAATGGTGACATTGCCAATGCCTTTGAGTTGCATCCAGATTGGACAATTGAAATCCTTTCTCCCCAACAAAGCCCTTCAAGAGTGATGCGGAATATTTTGCATTGCTTAGATTCTGGAACTGAACTAGGCTGGCTCATTGATCCCGCTGAAGCTTGTATTTTTGTCTATTCAGCCGATAAATCCATTGCCGTTTTTGACCAAGCTGAACAAGTTTTACCCGTACCGTCCTTTGCTGAAAATGTGGAGCTGACCGTCGGTGAAATCTTCGGTTGGCTAAAAGGGTAG